In Streptomyces seoulensis, the following are encoded in one genomic region:
- a CDS encoding hydrogen peroxide-inducible genes activator produces the protein MTISSGKRKQPTLAQLRAFTAVAEHLHFRDAAAAIGMSQPALSGAVAALEEALGVALVERTTRKVLLSSAGERLAVRARAVLAEMGALLEEAEAVRAPFTGVLRLGAIPTVAPYLLPTVLRLVHERYPQLDLQVHEEQTAGLLEGLHSGRLDLLLLAVPLGVPGVSELPLFDEDFVLVTPLGHELGRRSGIPREALRELNLLLLDEGHCLRDQALEICREAGREIRGGGAAPVTTTAAGLSTLVQLVAGGLGCTLLPRTATRLEATRGSKVLTSSFAGPAPSRRIALAMRTATARSAEYEELAAALREAMSPLPVRITGAAD, from the coding sequence GTGACCATCAGTAGCGGCAAGCGGAAGCAGCCGACCCTGGCGCAGCTGCGCGCCTTCACCGCGGTCGCCGAGCATCTGCACTTCCGGGACGCGGCCGCCGCCATCGGGATGAGCCAGCCCGCGCTCTCCGGGGCGGTCGCCGCGCTGGAGGAGGCCCTCGGCGTGGCCCTGGTGGAGCGGACGACCCGCAAGGTGCTGCTCTCCTCGGCCGGCGAGCGGCTCGCGGTGCGGGCCAGGGCGGTGCTGGCCGAGATGGGCGCGCTGCTGGAGGAGGCCGAGGCGGTACGGGCGCCCTTCACCGGGGTGCTGCGGCTCGGCGCCATCCCGACCGTCGCCCCCTATCTGCTGCCGACCGTGCTGCGCCTGGTGCACGAGCGCTATCCGCAGCTCGACCTCCAGGTGCACGAGGAGCAGACCGCGGGCCTGCTGGAGGGCCTGCACTCCGGTCGGCTGGACCTGCTGCTGCTCGCGGTGCCGCTCGGTGTGCCCGGGGTGAGTGAACTCCCGCTGTTCGACGAGGACTTCGTGCTTGTCACCCCGCTCGGCCATGAACTCGGCCGGCGCAGCGGCATCCCGCGCGAGGCGCTGCGCGAGCTGAACCTGCTGCTGCTGGACGAGGGGCACTGCCTGCGCGACCAGGCGCTGGAGATCTGCCGGGAGGCCGGGCGGGAGATCCGGGGCGGGGGCGCGGCTCCGGTCACCACGACCGCCGCCGGACTCTCCACCCTGGTCCAGCTGGTCGCGGGTGGCCTCGGCTGCACCCTGCTGCCCCGTACCGCGACACGGCTGGAGGCGACCCGGGGCAGCAAGGTCCTCACCAGCTCGTTCGCCGGTCCGGCCCCGAGCCGCCGGATCGCCCTCGCCATGCGCACGGCCACGGCCCGCTCCGCCGAGTACGAGGAGCTGGCCGCGGCCCTGCGCGAGGCGATGAGCCCGCTGCCCGTACGGATCACGGGCGCGGCGGACTGA
- a CDS encoding ABC transporter permease, with amino-acid sequence MSLRQYARDLGMGARFAVTGGREGWVRTALTAVGVGMGVALLLLTTALPGVVSGRHVVEEARTDYTFALHPRPKGDDTLLLADTDTWWRTKSIRGRLLEPEGPKAPLPPGVDRFPARGEMLVSPALGELLASADAKLLRERLPYRITGTVGAKGLLGPRELAYYAGAEGLKPKTGGARVERLRAFGDPQPGVEEVDPVLLMMMLVVFVVLLMPVAVFIAAAVRFGGERRDRRLAALRLVGADGWTTRRIAAGEALAGSLIGLVIGAGLFLAGRQLAGSVTVMGESFYPAYLDPSPLLVLLVALAVPACAVLVTLLAMRGVVIEPLGVVRTAVPARRRLWWRLLLPLAGLALLYPMIGQGHSNGDFNQYLVVAGVLLLLIGVTSLLPWLVERAVARLDPGPLSWQLAVRRLQLSSGTAARTVNGVAVAVAGAIALQMLFAGVQGQYEKNTGKDPSRAQLEIALSDDSRVGPAAAAVARTKGVRASVGLATASLGEKPRDADASLDVVVGDCASLRELAHLPSCRDGDTFALASPEYGTDFDRTSREAVLRPGHDAYIDPAYADISGLSVPIAVPEHLRWATARKDSLMSRANGLLVTPAALPKAAEPALSGEVFVRMDQALPDVQEYVRNTAARVDPVAEIMAVTPTETSARYTSLRTGMLIGASCVLVLIGASLLVSQLEQLRERRRLLSALVAFGTRRRTLGWSVLWQSALPITLGLLLAAVVGVGLGAVLLRMSAAKVTVVWSDVLALTGVGAGVVLAVTLLTLPPLLRMTRPDGLRTE; translated from the coding sequence ATGAGCCTGCGGCAGTACGCGCGAGACCTGGGGATGGGGGCCCGGTTCGCCGTGACCGGGGGGCGCGAGGGGTGGGTCCGTACGGCGCTGACCGCGGTCGGCGTCGGTATGGGCGTGGCGTTGCTGCTGCTCACCACCGCACTGCCTGGTGTCGTCTCCGGCCGCCATGTGGTGGAGGAGGCCCGGACCGATTACACGTTCGCCCTGCATCCGCGCCCCAAGGGCGACGACACCCTGTTGCTGGCGGACACCGACACCTGGTGGCGGACCAAGTCGATCCGCGGCCGTCTCCTCGAACCCGAGGGCCCGAAGGCCCCGCTGCCGCCGGGCGTCGACCGCTTCCCGGCCAGAGGCGAGATGCTGGTCTCCCCCGCGCTGGGCGAACTCCTCGCCTCTGCCGACGCGAAGCTGCTGCGCGAGCGGCTGCCGTACCGGATCACCGGGACCGTCGGCGCGAAGGGGCTGCTCGGCCCGCGTGAACTCGCGTACTACGCCGGCGCCGAGGGTCTGAAGCCGAAGACCGGGGGTGCCCGCGTCGAACGGCTGCGCGCGTTCGGGGACCCTCAGCCGGGCGTCGAAGAGGTCGACCCGGTGCTGCTGATGATGATGCTGGTCGTGTTCGTGGTGCTGCTGATGCCGGTCGCGGTGTTCATCGCCGCCGCCGTGCGCTTCGGCGGCGAGCGGCGCGACCGCAGGCTGGCCGCGCTGCGCCTCGTGGGCGCCGACGGCTGGACCACCCGTCGGATCGCGGCGGGCGAGGCGCTGGCCGGCTCGCTGATCGGGCTGGTCATCGGCGCCGGACTGTTCCTGGCCGGACGGCAGCTCGCCGGCTCGGTGACGGTCATGGGCGAGAGCTTCTACCCCGCCTACCTCGACCCCTCTCCCCTGCTCGTCCTGCTGGTCGCGCTCGCGGTCCCGGCGTGCGCGGTGCTGGTGACGCTGCTGGCCATGCGCGGGGTGGTCATCGAGCCGCTCGGCGTGGTGCGCACCGCCGTGCCCGCCCGGCGCCGGCTGTGGTGGCGACTGCTGCTGCCGCTGGCCGGGCTGGCGCTGCTCTACCCGATGATCGGCCAGGGCCACTCGAACGGCGACTTCAACCAGTACCTCGTCGTCGCCGGTGTCCTGCTGCTCCTGATCGGCGTCACCTCGCTGCTGCCCTGGCTGGTGGAACGCGCCGTCGCCCGGCTCGACCCGGGCCCGCTGTCCTGGCAACTGGCCGTGCGCAGGCTCCAGTTGAGCAGCGGCACGGCGGCCCGCACGGTCAACGGCGTCGCGGTCGCCGTCGCCGGTGCCATCGCGCTCCAGATGCTCTTCGCGGGCGTGCAGGGGCAGTACGAGAAGAACACCGGGAAGGACCCGTCGCGCGCCCAGTTGGAGATCGCCCTCTCCGACGACAGCCGCGTCGGCCCGGCCGCCGCCGCGGTCGCCCGGACCAAGGGGGTGCGGGCCTCGGTCGGGCTGGCCACCGCCTCGCTCGGCGAGAAGCCGCGGGACGCGGACGCCTCGCTCGACGTGGTCGTGGGCGACTGCGCCTCACTGCGCGAGCTGGCGCATCTGCCGTCCTGCCGCGACGGCGACACCTTCGCCCTGGCCAGTCCGGAGTACGGCACCGACTTCGACCGCACCTCGCGTGAAGCCGTGCTGCGTCCCGGTCACGACGCCTACATCGACCCCGCCTACGCCGACATCAGCGGCCTCTCGGTGCCGATCGCGGTGCCGGAGCACCTGCGCTGGGCCACGGCGCGCAAAGACTCGCTCATGTCCCGCGCCAACGGCCTGCTGGTCACCCCGGCCGCGCTGCCGAAGGCGGCCGAACCGGCGCTGTCCGGCGAGGTCTTCGTACGGATGGACCAGGCGCTGCCGGACGTGCAGGAGTACGTGCGCAACACCGCCGCGCGGGTTGACCCGGTCGCGGAGATCATGGCCGTCACGCCGACCGAGACGTCCGCCCGGTACACCTCGCTGCGCACCGGCATGCTGATCGGCGCATCCTGCGTGCTGGTGCTGATCGGGGCGAGCCTGCTGGTCTCCCAGCTGGAGCAGCTGCGTGAGCGGCGCAGACTGCTCTCGGCGCTGGTCGCGTTCGGCACCCGGCGCCGCACGCTCGGCTGGTCGGTGCTGTGGCAGTCGGCCCTCCCGATCACGCTGGGCCTGCTGCTGGCCGCGGTGGTGGGCGTCGGCCTGGGCGCGGTGCTGCTGCGGATGTCGGCGGCGAAGGTGACCGTGGTCTGGTCCGACGTACTGGCGCTGACCGGCGTCGGCGCGGGCGTCGTCCTCGCGGTCACGCTGCTCACCCTGCCGCCGCTGCTCCGCATGACCCGCCCCGACGGGCTGCGCACCGAGTAG
- a CDS encoding peroxiredoxin yields the protein MLTVGDKFPEFELTACVSLEKGKEFETIDHKTYEGKWKIVFAWPKDFTFVCPTEIAAFGKLNDEFADRDAQILGFSGDSEFVHHAWRKDHPDLTDLPFPMMADSKHELMRDLGIEGEDGFAKRAVFIVDQNNEIQFTMVTAGSVGRNPKEVLRVLDALQTDELCPCNWSKGEDTLDPVALLAGE from the coding sequence GTGCTCACTGTCGGTGACAAGTTCCCCGAGTTCGAACTGACCGCCTGCGTCTCGCTGGAGAAGGGCAAGGAGTTCGAGACGATCGACCACAAGACCTACGAGGGCAAGTGGAAGATCGTTTTCGCGTGGCCCAAGGACTTCACCTTCGTGTGCCCGACCGAGATCGCCGCCTTCGGCAAGCTGAACGACGAGTTCGCCGACCGTGACGCGCAGATCCTCGGCTTCTCCGGTGACTCCGAGTTCGTCCACCACGCCTGGCGCAAGGACCACCCGGACCTGACCGACCTGCCGTTCCCGATGATGGCCGACTCCAAGCACGAGCTGATGCGCGACCTGGGCATCGAGGGCGAGGACGGCTTCGCCAAGCGCGCCGTCTTCATCGTCGACCAGAACAACGAGATCCAGTTCACCATGGTGACCGCCGGCTCCGTCGGCCGTAACCCCAAGGAGGTCCTGCGGGTCCTCGACGCCCTCCAGACGGACGAGCTGTGCCCGTGCAACTGGAGCAAGGGCGAGGACACCCTCGACCCGGTCGCGCTGCTGGCTGGTGAGTGA
- a CDS encoding alkyl hydroperoxide reductase: MSLDSLKSRVPDYAKDLKLNLGSVIGNSDLPAQQLWGTVLATAIASRSPIVLRELEPEAKAALSPEAYTAAKSAAAIMAMNNVFYRTRHLLSDHEYGTLRAGLRMNVIGNPGVDKVDFELWSFAVSAINGCGLCLDSHEQVLRKAGVEREVIQEAFKIASVIQAVGVTVDAEAVLAE; encoded by the coding sequence ATGTCGCTCGACTCGCTGAAGTCCCGCGTCCCGGACTACGCCAAGGACCTGAAGCTCAACCTGGGCTCGGTCATCGGCAACTCCGACCTCCCGGCCCAGCAGCTCTGGGGCACCGTGCTGGCGACCGCGATCGCCTCGCGCTCCCCCATCGTGCTGCGTGAGCTGGAGCCGGAGGCCAAGGCCGCCCTCTCGCCCGAGGCGTACACGGCGGCCAAGTCCGCCGCCGCCATCATGGCGATGAACAACGTCTTCTACCGCACCCGGCACCTGCTGTCGGACCACGAGTACGGCACCCTGCGCGCCGGGCTGCGGATGAACGTCATCGGCAACCCCGGCGTCGACAAGGTCGACTTCGAGCTGTGGTCCTTCGCGGTCTCCGCGATCAACGGCTGCGGCCTGTGCCTCGACTCGCACGAGCAGGTGCTCCGCAAGGCCGGCGTCGAGCGCGAGGTGATCCAGGAGGCGTTCAAGATCGCCTCGGTGATCCAGGCGGTCGGCGTCACCGTTGACGCCGAGGCCGTCCTCGCCGAGTAG
- a CDS encoding methyltransferase domain-containing protein gives MNRTFEELVAEGAAVPTDGWDFSWFAGRATEERPEWGYARSAGERLARARAALDLQTGGGEVLDFALGQAAPARPTVLAATEGWPPNAARATTLLAPHGAVVVASQDTAPLPFADAAFDLVLSRHPVAPHWPEIARVLEPGGTYFAQHVGPASAFELVEYFLGPQPAEVRAGRDPGRERAGAEAAGLEVEELRTARLRMEFHDIAAVVHFLRKVIWMVPGFTVEAYEDRLRALHQEIGAGGPFVAHSTRQLFVARKPAAEGAVV, from the coding sequence ATGAACAGGACTTTCGAGGAGCTGGTGGCCGAAGGCGCCGCCGTGCCCACCGACGGCTGGGACTTCTCCTGGTTCGCCGGCCGGGCCACGGAGGAGCGGCCGGAGTGGGGCTACGCCCGTTCGGCGGGGGAGCGGCTGGCGCGGGCGCGGGCCGCGCTCGACCTCCAGACCGGCGGCGGCGAGGTACTCGACTTCGCGCTGGGGCAGGCCGCCCCGGCCCGCCCCACCGTGCTCGCCGCCACCGAGGGCTGGCCCCCCAACGCGGCGCGGGCCACCACGCTGCTCGCCCCGCACGGAGCGGTGGTCGTCGCCTCCCAGGACACCGCGCCCCTGCCCTTCGCCGACGCCGCCTTCGACCTGGTGCTCAGCCGCCACCCCGTGGCTCCTCACTGGCCGGAGATCGCCCGGGTGCTGGAGCCGGGAGGCACCTACTTCGCCCAGCACGTCGGACCGGCCAGCGCCTTCGAGCTGGTCGAGTACTTCCTCGGGCCGCAGCCGGCGGAGGTGCGCGCGGGCCGGGACCCCGGGCGGGAGCGGGCAGGAGCCGAGGCGGCCGGGCTCGAGGTCGAGGAGCTGCGGACGGCGCGGCTGCGGATGGAGTTCCACGACATCGCCGCCGTCGTGCACTTCCTGCGCAAGGTGATCTGGATGGTGCCGGGCTTCACCGTCGAGGCGTACGAGGACCGGCTGCGGGCGCTTCATCAGGAGATCGGGGCGGGTGGCCCGTTCGTGGCGCACAGCACCCGCCAGCTGTTCGTGGCCCGGAAACCGGCCGCCGAAGGTGCCGTCGTTTAG
- a CDS encoding PhoH family protein: MVTSTKRHKPDRRTYVLDTSVLLADPNAVTRFEEHEVVLPIVVVTELEAKRHHPELGYFARQALRLLDDYRVRYGRLDAPIPIGELGGTVRVELNHSDPSVLPSGYRLGDNDSRILAVARNLQAEGFDVTVVSKDLPLRIKASSVGLLAEEYRAELAITDSSGWTGMSELTLPGEQVDILFEEGRVFVPEASELPVHTGLTIQSERGKALGRVTPDGSVRLVRGDREAFGIKGRSAEQRIALDLLLDPDVGILSMGGRAGTGKSALALCAGLEAVLERRQHQKVMVFRPLYAVGGQELGYLPGSESEKMGPWAQAVFDTLSAVTSREVIEEITARGMLEVLPLTHIRGRSLHDAFVIVDEAQSLERNVLLTVLSRIGANSRVVLTHDVAQRDNLRVGRYDGVVAVVEKLKGHPLFAHVTLNRSERSQIAALVTEMLEDGHI, encoded by the coding sequence GTGGTGACCAGCACAAAGCGCCACAAGCCCGACCGGCGCACCTATGTTCTCGACACCAGCGTCCTGCTGGCCGACCCCAACGCCGTGACCCGGTTCGAGGAGCACGAGGTAGTGCTCCCGATCGTCGTGGTCACCGAGCTGGAGGCCAAGCGGCACCATCCCGAACTCGGGTACTTCGCCCGCCAGGCCCTGCGCCTGCTGGACGACTACCGGGTGCGGTACGGCCGACTCGATGCCCCCATCCCGATCGGGGAACTCGGCGGGACCGTCCGTGTCGAGCTCAACCACTCGGACCCCAGCGTGCTGCCCAGCGGCTACCGCCTGGGGGACAACGACTCCCGCATCCTCGCGGTCGCCCGGAATCTCCAGGCCGAGGGGTTCGACGTCACCGTCGTGTCGAAGGACCTGCCGCTCAGGATCAAGGCGTCCTCGGTCGGTCTGCTGGCCGAGGAGTACCGCGCCGAACTCGCCATCACGGACTCCTCCGGCTGGACCGGCATGTCCGAGCTGACGCTCCCCGGTGAACAGGTGGACATCCTCTTCGAGGAAGGCCGCGTGTTCGTCCCCGAGGCGTCCGAGCTGCCCGTGCACACCGGACTGACCATCCAGTCCGAGCGCGGCAAGGCGCTCGGCCGGGTCACCCCGGACGGCAGCGTCCGGCTGGTGCGCGGCGACCGGGAGGCGTTCGGCATCAAGGGCCGCAGCGCCGAGCAGCGCATCGCGCTCGACCTGCTGCTCGATCCGGACGTCGGCATCCTCTCCATGGGCGGCCGCGCGGGCACCGGCAAGTCGGCGCTGGCGCTCTGCGCCGGCCTGGAGGCGGTCCTGGAGCGCCGTCAGCACCAGAAGGTGATGGTCTTCCGGCCGCTGTACGCGGTCGGCGGGCAGGAACTCGGCTATCTGCCGGGCAGCGAGTCGGAGAAGATGGGCCCCTGGGCCCAGGCGGTCTTCGACACGCTCTCGGCGGTCACCAGCCGGGAGGTCATCGAGGAGATCACGGCGCGCGGGATGCTGGAGGTCCTCCCGCTCACCCACATCCGCGGCCGCTCGCTGCACGACGCCTTCGTGATCGTGGACGAGGCGCAGTCGCTGGAGCGCAACGTGCTGCTGACGGTGCTCTCCCGGATCGGCGCCAACTCGCGGGTGGTGCTCACCCATGACGTGGCGCAGCGGGACAACCTGCGTGTCGGCCGCTACGACGGCGTGGTGGCCGTCGTGGAGAAGCTGAAGGGGCATCCGCTCTTCGCGCACGTCACGCTGAACCGGTCCGAAAGGTCCCAGATCGCGGCGCTGGTGACCGAAATGCTGGAGGACGGCCACATCTGA
- a CDS encoding transglycosylase SLT domain-containing protein — MLEGNRVSRISVRGFAVASATAVTAVGSVVGVASGSVAQNNDAEPTAADTTLLAELPADQQAQVQTASLTQQADAQAIAADASAKKDAEAAARKAAAETAIAKKKDAEKAAELAKERAETKAAAASRDDVRDASSFAPQGSYSVGQIQAMARQMVGAGQFQCFSNIVDHESSWNYRAVNASSGAYGLFQALPGSKMSSVGADWQTNPATQIKWGLNYMDSRYGSPCEAWTFWQANHWY, encoded by the coding sequence ATGCTGGAAGGAAACCGTGTGAGCCGGATTTCGGTCCGGGGATTCGCAGTGGCCTCGGCCACCGCGGTCACCGCCGTAGGAAGCGTCGTCGGAGTTGCCTCGGGCAGCGTCGCGCAGAACAACGACGCCGAGCCGACGGCTGCCGACACCACGCTTCTCGCTGAGCTCCCCGCGGATCAGCAGGCGCAGGTTCAGACCGCGTCCCTGACGCAGCAGGCGGACGCGCAGGCCATCGCGGCCGACGCGAGCGCCAAGAAGGACGCGGAGGCAGCGGCCCGCAAGGCCGCCGCCGAGACGGCCATCGCCAAGAAGAAGGACGCCGAGAAGGCGGCCGAGCTGGCGAAGGAGCGTGCCGAGACCAAGGCCGCCGCCGCCAGCCGTGACGATGTCCGCGACGCCTCCAGCTTCGCCCCCCAGGGCAGCTACTCCGTCGGCCAGATCCAGGCCATGGCCCGTCAGATGGTGGGCGCCGGCCAGTTCCAGTGCTTCAGCAACATCGTCGACCACGAGTCGAGCTGGAACTACCGTGCCGTGAACGCCTCCTCCGGTGCCTACGGTCTCTTCCAGGCCCTGCCCGGCTCCAAGATGTCCTCCGTGGGCGCCGACTGGCAGACCAACCCGGCCACCCAGATCAAGTGGGGCCTCAACTACATGGACAGCCGCTACGGCAGCCCGTGCGAGGCGTGGACCTTCTGGCAGGCCAACCACTGGTACTAG
- a CDS encoding isoprenyl transferase, translating to MNLRDKLRGLLVRVYARRVEGHLDHASVPEHIGVIMDGNRRWAKAAGSSTVHGHRAGAEKIEEFLGWCDETDVKVVTLWLLSTDNFDRPQDELGPLLDIIDGVVRTLAEDGRWRVHHVGTPDLLPAGMQQTLKQAAESTAHVDGIVVNVAIGYGGRQEIADAVRAMLADAQDKGVTLGELAESVDVDMIGRHLYTGAQPDPDLVIRTSGEQRLSGFMLWQTAHSEYYFCDVFWPAFRKVDFLRALRDYAARHRRYGG from the coding sequence GTGAACCTGCGCGACAAGCTGCGCGGCCTGCTGGTCAGGGTCTACGCACGCCGGGTGGAAGGTCACCTGGACCACGCGTCGGTGCCGGAGCACATCGGCGTCATCATGGACGGCAACCGCCGCTGGGCGAAGGCCGCGGGTTCCAGCACGGTCCACGGCCACCGGGCCGGCGCCGAGAAGATCGAGGAATTCCTCGGCTGGTGCGACGAGACCGATGTCAAGGTCGTCACCCTCTGGCTGCTCTCCACGGACAACTTCGACCGGCCGCAGGACGAGCTGGGACCCCTGCTGGACATCATCGACGGGGTCGTACGCACCCTCGCCGAGGACGGCCGCTGGCGGGTGCACCACGTCGGGACCCCCGACCTGCTGCCCGCAGGGATGCAGCAGACCCTCAAGCAGGCCGCCGAGAGCACCGCCCACGTCGACGGCATAGTGGTCAACGTGGCCATCGGCTACGGCGGCCGGCAGGAGATCGCCGACGCCGTGCGCGCCATGCTGGCCGACGCCCAGGACAAGGGCGTCACCCTGGGAGAACTCGCCGAGTCGGTCGACGTCGACATGATCGGCCGCCACCTCTACACCGGCGCCCAGCCCGACCCCGACCTGGTCATCCGCACCAGCGGCGAGCAGCGGCTCTCCGGGTTCATGCTCTGGCAGACCGCCCACTCGGAGTACTACTTCTGCGACGTCTTCTGGCCGGCCTTCCGCAAGGTCGACTTCCTGCGCGCCCTGCGCGACTACGCGGCCCGGCACCGCCGCTACGGCGGCTGA
- a CDS encoding PadR family transcriptional regulator, whose translation MSIGHTLLGLLESGPRHGYDLKRAFDDTFGHDRPLAYGQVYATMSRLLKNGLVEVEGIEAGEGPDRKRYAITDAGITDVERWLTAPEKPEEYLRSTLYTKVVLALLTHRDAADVLDTQRAEHLRTMRVLTDRKRKGDLADQLICDHALFHLEADLRWLELTAARLDKLRTEVVA comes from the coding sequence ATGTCCATCGGTCACACCCTTCTAGGACTCCTGGAGTCCGGCCCCCGGCACGGTTACGACCTCAAGCGGGCCTTCGACGACACCTTCGGCCACGACCGGCCGCTCGCCTACGGGCAGGTCTACGCGACCATGTCCCGGCTGCTCAAGAACGGCCTCGTGGAGGTCGAGGGCATCGAGGCGGGCGAAGGGCCCGACCGGAAGCGGTATGCCATCACCGACGCCGGCATCACGGACGTCGAGCGCTGGCTCACCGCCCCGGAGAAGCCGGAGGAATACCTCCGCTCGACCCTGTACACCAAGGTCGTGCTCGCCCTGCTGACCCACCGCGACGCCGCCGACGTCCTCGACACCCAGCGCGCCGAGCACCTGCGCACCATGCGCGTCCTCACCGACCGCAAGCGCAAGGGCGACCTGGCCGACCAGTTGATCTGCGACCACGCCCTGTTCCATCTGGAGGCCGACCTCAGATGGCTGGAACTGACCGCGGCACGCCTCGACAAACTTCGCACGGAGGTGGTCGCATGA
- a CDS encoding ABC transporter ATP-binding protein, producing MTSPDGSLLVARELRKSYGPTAALDDAAFSVHPGEVVAVMGPSGSGKSTLLHCLAGIVRPDSGSITYAGRELTTMSDSERSALRRGEFGFVFQFGQLVPELTCVENVALPLRLNGTGRKEAERAALAWMERLEVDDLRRKRPGQVSGGQGQRVAVARALVTGPRVLFADEPTGALDSLNGERVMELLTDAARSTNAAVVLVTHEARVAAWSDREIVVRDGRSRDMERIA from the coding sequence ATGACCTCGCCCGACGGCTCCCTGCTCGTCGCCCGTGAGCTGCGCAAGTCCTACGGGCCCACCGCGGCCCTCGACGACGCCGCCTTCTCCGTCCACCCCGGCGAGGTCGTCGCCGTGATGGGCCCCTCAGGCTCCGGCAAGTCCACGCTGCTGCACTGCCTCGCCGGCATCGTGCGCCCCGACTCCGGCTCGATCACCTATGCCGGACGCGAGCTGACCACCATGAGCGACAGCGAGCGCAGCGCGCTCAGGCGCGGCGAGTTCGGCTTCGTCTTCCAGTTCGGCCAGCTCGTCCCCGAGCTGACCTGTGTGGAGAACGTGGCGCTGCCGCTGCGGCTGAACGGCACCGGCCGCAAGGAGGCCGAGCGGGCCGCGCTCGCCTGGATGGAGCGCCTGGAGGTGGACGACCTCCGGCGCAAGCGGCCCGGCCAGGTCTCCGGCGGCCAGGGGCAGCGGGTCGCGGTGGCGCGGGCGCTGGTCACCGGGCCCCGGGTGCTGTTCGCCGACGAGCCGACCGGCGCGCTGGACTCGCTCAACGGCGAACGCGTGATGGAACTGCTCACCGACGCCGCCCGCTCCACCAACGCGGCCGTCGTCCTCGTCACCCACGAGGCCCGGGTCGCGGCCTGGTCCGACCGCGAGATCGTCGTGCGCGACGGCCGGTCACGGGACATGGAGCGCATCGCATGA
- a CDS encoding AI-2E family transporter — MTRMPGWLGRLGAGLTEMSERLDERRAEVQKEHAGPEGPPEAVAVPAPRPAPPVPRPDPAHAVPWGVRVAAEAGWRLLVLAGTVWVLMRVISAVQLVVFAFVVALLVTALLQPTVARLMRYGMPRGPSTALTAISGFVIIGLLGWFVTWQVMENIDTLSSQIQNGIDDLRNWLLKSPFHVTDKQINQIAKNLREAVGANTDQITSAGLEGVQVVVEALTGILLVFFSTLFLLYDGRRIWEWFLKLVPAAARPGVAGAGPRAWATLTAYVRGTVLVALIDAIFIGLGIYFLDVPMAVPLAVFIFLFSFIPLVGAVASGALAIVVALVTQGVFTALMTLVVVLAVQQIEGHVLQPFILGRAVRVHPLAVVLTVAAGGMVAGIGGAVVAVPLVAVTNTVVGYLRKYSAEQDRPVTEIGDPADATAEPAPPAEEAEPARSTVPDDARETTEGPAQQV, encoded by the coding sequence ATGACGCGAATGCCAGGATGGCTCGGACGGCTCGGTGCCGGACTGACCGAGATGAGCGAGCGCCTGGACGAGCGCCGCGCCGAGGTCCAGAAAGAGCACGCCGGACCCGAGGGACCCCCCGAGGCGGTGGCCGTACCCGCGCCCCGCCCGGCGCCCCCCGTCCCGCGCCCCGACCCCGCGCACGCCGTGCCGTGGGGAGTCCGGGTCGCGGCCGAGGCGGGCTGGCGCCTGCTGGTGCTGGCCGGCACGGTCTGGGTGCTGATGCGGGTCATCAGCGCCGTCCAGCTCGTGGTGTTCGCCTTCGTGGTCGCCCTGCTGGTGACCGCGCTGCTCCAGCCGACCGTGGCCCGCCTGATGCGGTACGGCATGCCGCGCGGTCCGTCGACGGCGCTCACCGCCATATCGGGCTTCGTGATCATCGGGCTGCTCGGCTGGTTCGTGACCTGGCAGGTCATGGAGAACATCGACACCCTCTCCAGCCAGATCCAGAACGGCATCGACGATCTGCGCAACTGGCTGCTCAAGAGCCCGTTCCACGTCACCGACAAGCAGATCAACCAGATCGCCAAGAACCTCCGCGAGGCCGTCGGGGCCAACACCGACCAGATCACGTCCGCCGGTCTCGAGGGAGTCCAGGTCGTCGTCGAGGCGCTGACCGGCATCCTGCTGGTCTTCTTCTCCACGCTCTTCCTGCTCTACGACGGCAGGCGGATCTGGGAGTGGTTCCTGAAGCTGGTCCCCGCCGCCGCCCGTCCGGGCGTGGCCGGTGCCGGTCCGCGTGCCTGGGCCACCCTGACCGCGTATGTGCGGGGCACGGTGCTGGTGGCGCTGATCGACGCCATATTCATCGGGCTCGGGATCTACTTCCTCGATGTGCCGATGGCGGTGCCGCTGGCGGTCTTCATCTTCCTGTTCTCGTTCATCCCGCTGGTCGGCGCGGTCGCCTCCGGCGCGCTCGCCATCGTGGTCGCGCTGGTGACGCAGGGCGTGTTCACCGCGCTGATGACGCTGGTGGTGGTGCTCGCGGTCCAGCAGATCGAGGGCCACGTCCTCCAGCCGTTCATCCTGGGCCGCGCGGTCCGGGTGCACCCGCTCGCGGTGGTCCTCACGGTCGCGGCCGGCGGCATGGTGGCCGGCATCGGCGGCGCGGTGGTCGCCGTCCCGCTGGTGGCGGTGACGAACACGGTGGTGGGCTATCTGCGGAAGTACTCGGCGGAGCAGGACCGGCCGGTGACGGAGATAGGGGACCCGGCCGACGCGACGGCCGAGCCCGCGCCGCCGGCCGAAGAGGCGGAGCCGGCCCGGAGCACCGTCCCCGACGACGCCCGTGAAACCACCGAAGGCCCCGCTCAGCAGGTCTGA